The window AAACTTTATTGTTTCATTCCTATAGATGTAAATAGTcgataaatttaatattaggtTCAAATGAATAAATCTTATATCACTATAAGAGGAATAAATATGTCTTACCTGCCATTTAATAGCGTGAAGACAACTTCTTTACATTCATTTCCATTTTCTTGGTTTCTGTTGTCATTGGCATCTACTACACGCCCGCAAGCATCTATTTAAAATATCAGAAACAAGACTTTTTATCACTCACATATAACCATTTTGGTAAAAAGGTTCAATTTGTACACTACTATGGGAGgaaccaatacacaaagttccaaaattcctAAAAAGTCTCTAGATTCCTCAACACAAAGATTTCATAACTATATTAACAGAGTCTAAACATCTATTTTGGCAAAAAGACAGAAATTTACTTTACATTGAAATATAAGAATGTTCCAAAACCTTTTAACTCTTAGATATAACTATTTTAGTATAAAAAGTTCAGTATGTATTTTTCTATTGAAGGGACCATTTCAGAAagttccaaatttcctaaaaagTCTCTAGATTTCTCAACACAATGTTAGCTAAATACTAATTTCACAgaagttagctaaatttatttaaaactaatttaaggAAAACGTACCAAAGAGATGGGATGGTGGATTCTTCCTCggaaaatatcatcaaaatcttcgaatcggaaataatttttggaatttattgATTCCTTTAGAGTCATGGTTGTTTCATCCGTAAACTTgatttgataaggatgatggGTATTCCTCTCCTTGAGGGTTGGATTGGTGCTTTTGAAATTCCTAATATCATACCATTCATCCTCGTAAATGTACTTCTGGAGCTTGAGTAGTGTAGTTGGTATAAAGGCAACTTCAATTATGTCACCCTTCAAAGATTGATAAACATTGTGTAAGAAAACTATGATTTAAGAACTGTTTTAAATCAAACATAAGTAGAATTCTCGTTCTATTAACTGCTCTAACATTTTtctccacaagaagaagaacccatttTGTGAAGAATTCATTAACATACCGAGAATTTAAGACCTTGGCGTAGATACACCATCTCATCCTGCCGGGATGAAGATGAGATATAGAATCGTACTTCATGATTTccacaaattagggttttcctgTTTATCCTCTGTTAACGAAAACGAAAAGGGGATTGgagatttgtaagaatacaaacagtcacgattaaacgttgcgttttatACGTGTTAGCGTCTCTTACCTATTATCTAGACTAttaagtattttaataattattattgtatgTATAATAAAAGATGTAATAATGGTATtactaacaattttattttaatgaaactaataaaatgtaatgatgtgtaaaatttaaaataagatgCCCTTAGAATAAGACAATATTAGAATTGGTTTTCtctaaattaaaagtttatatcaTAATGACATAACAATCCTATTATTTGAGATATGTTAGAGTTAAGCattttatagttaatatataaacttaagaTATATCTaacaattacataattttaatcaacATTGTTGAAACTAATAAAATGTGATGTTTTCCTCTAGTCCttcttttataatatagaataagaGGATATTAAGGATATGATTTTTTCCAATGTGAAAGTCTACACCCTACTGACATAGCATTCTCATCATTTGAGAGAagttaaagtaaaatatagtaaaaaatggggcaaatttttttttataaatataattaaaaccaatttattttaagagataaaacaaagtTCAAGTCTACCAATCCAAAACAATAATGCAATTTCAAACCATAATTAGACAGTCTCAAATATCTCTTTGTAAACAACATTAATTGTTTATTCTGACACTTCTCATCTTTATCTGTAACTAACACCTTTAGCCCTTTTCTGGTTGTGACTGTAGAGAAGACAACATAAAGCTGTCCATGTGTAAAAACCGGTTTCGGTATAAACAATCCGACATGTTCTAGTGTTTGACCTTGACTCTTGTTTACAGTAATTGCAAACGCCACCGTAACAGGAAACTGTCGTcgcctcatacgaaagggaaactttgcatcaggtggactaacatacatcctagggataagtaccctatcaccaaccttttttcctgtcacgattcttgcttcgattacatgattggccatctgagtaataattaGTTTCGTACCGTTACACAAACCTCCCTTTGGATCTATATTCCTTAACAACATGACAGGTGCTCCTATTTTCAACGTCAAAACATAGCTTGACAATCCAGAAACCTGTATACTGTTTAAGaattcctgagtgtagatcatatcatCATGTCCGCTTGTGTCAGATgtttcaatactatcagagcTAAGATATCGTCTCTCTTCACCTgtgattgacaaaaataaagaattttagGTATGTTTTAATAgacatttttaaataaaactttttcttcattatccatattttaaaataaaaactttttcttcaaTATCCATATTCCATATTctatttaatttgcataccTGGGAGCTTAGTAAGCATAAActgatttatcttatcaacatcGTCATTCCGTGGACTTAAAATAGCTCTTTCACTAAATAATTTTGGATCAGTCCTCTTTGCAAAACATTCTCCGTAAATCTCTTTAACTATTGCTTCAATAGGATTCccacttgtattaattaataaatcatcaaGAATTTCAATCTTCACATCCCCACTATTTGACTCGTTGATTTTGCCATCCCCAATATCAAGAAGCCACTTTGAGAAAGTAGCGAGAGCACCCGCGTCCATACTATTAGTTTCCTTGCGAAATCTCAAATTTTCGGTAAGTTTAAGAACtttacaactattccaaagaactgatgagttgatagatgctaaaactgtcgCCACTCTTCCTCCTTCGGTAATAACAGGTAGTATTTGTCTAAAATCACCTCCTAACACTACTACTTTACCTCCAAATATCTGGTCACACTTCATgatatctcgcaaactcctatccaaagtttcataacaaagcttgttcatcattggagcctcgtcccatattatgagctttgcttctctaattaaatcAGCAAGATCAGATTCGGCATCGATCGAACACAcaaaatattcattaagattgattggaataccaaatcttgaatgagccGTTCTACCACCTTCCAAAAGCAATGCATctataccacttgaagcaacattcagaacaatattacctttagctcttatatcagcaccaagaatagtcCACATGAAAGTTTTTCCAGTACCACCAAAACCATGGACAAAAAACATACCACCTTTGTCGTGATTcacagagtgaatgatttcttcataaacatGTCTATGCTCATCAGTTAGCATTGGTAACAACTTATCGTAGAATTcctgttgtttatgaggcttatatattctttcatctgcgataagcctatttacTCATGTGTTCATGATACTATCATCTGGTTTATGCATTTTCTCGAAGGCTGTAAGAGACGTCCCATTCGATCGCAACATAAGttctatttcagttaaacatatattttctgaGCCCGTGTCAACATTAGACCTACGACATTAAagttaaacacttatttataatcttgtcttgcggaaaaaaataaatattttcagttaaaataaaatcattttgataTACCTGGATCATTTCTGCGTCtcctttctttaaacaaaatatcctcGCACAAGATGTCCTTTGTTTTATTCCAAACTTCAAGAGGAACAGTTAAACTCTTTGTATGCAGTAGGATcgcaaataattttcttaaaaatttccCAAACCATTCACCTGCTTCATTTATAGCTGGAATATATTCCTTATCGTCGTCTAGTAATCCCAATGCATAGCAAGCTTCCTGAAAATCCTTATAAAGAACACCGTtgactgtttttaaatagtcaaagcTTGTTGGTCCTGGAATCTTATTAAGCAAAACTCTTAAGTAATAGGCTTGTCCTACAGATGGCGGTACGTATGTAatccttggtgtatcgatcgacaccaacatttCCGGTTTTGatcggtttgttttaattgatgtttggttcagtttggttcaATTCAAAATCTCTAAACtgagtatataagtggagaagcgacgaattaagggttttagggtgtgtTGCTTGTCGTCgttgagtgagaaaagagagaaagaagagagaaaacgttgttgagtgttcttgagactttttggcttgttcttgggggtttttggtgagatatgTGGCTGTAGACGGGAGAGCTATtgttgggaacgaaggagaagcttcctaagttgttgtttccaccgtttctcaatcaaaacttcctgcaaaagaggtgagtgcttgaccatggctgatctaagcctgagatctcttttgttatgGCTGTTCTCTGTTGTTGTGGTGTTTCGCTTgcgtggtttggttggtttcatgtttcctcaGGTTCCTAAAGCATTTGGGGTAGTTTGGgatggattggagatgattgggaaCAAAGATTCGACGATCGGCTTCGAGCAAAACGTGTCAGCggggttggtgtcgatcgacaccaagtgggtgtcggtcgacaccaacttgtgtgattcgtgatttcctggtttgttgtgtttgtttgttgtttgttaaacattggaatctcagttgcttgtgtgtatagctcagtagatgggaggataacctcactgagtgtttatgacaatactcatgcatctcaatttgtgtttgtggtgcaggtaaaggcaatgTTTGTTCGTGGAATCAAGGGTCTCGTTGTGTGTTGGTttggttatgtttattaatgttggaacctggtttagtagcatgctaggttgttggttagaatggttaggaatgttcaTGTTGTTGGTATGTTTTCGTTGTGCATATTGGTAGTTATTGGTTTGTGGTTTGAtgatttaattaagtattatgggatgcttaattatgtgatatatatatatatatatatatataaacgggtcgggtt is drawn from Camelina sativa cultivar DH55 chromosome 1, Cs, whole genome shotgun sequence and contains these coding sequences:
- the LOC104710268 gene encoding uncharacterized protein LOC104710268 gives rise to the protein MKCDQIFGGKVVVLGGDFRQILPVITEGGRVATVLASINSSVLWNSCKVLKLTENLRFRKETNSMDAGALATFSKWLLDIGDGKINESNSGDVKIEILDDLLINTSGNPIEAIVKEIYGECFAKRTDPKLFSERAILSPRNDDVDKINQFMLTKLPGEERRYLSSDSIETSDTSGHDDMIYTQEFLNSIQVSGLSSYVLTLKIGAPVMLLRNIDPKGDACGRVVDANDNRNQENGNECKEVVFTLLNGSSEFAGRYYIKHRMEHEGGTSGTQTEGTVD